A single genomic interval of Eptesicus fuscus isolate TK198812 chromosome 10, DD_ASM_mEF_20220401, whole genome shotgun sequence harbors:
- the LOC129150561 gene encoding coiled-coil domain-containing protein 134-like, translating into MSPAVVSTYEPKRGWEDSRTVLIAADVLPDGPFPQDEKLKDAFSQVLENTAFFGDVVLRFPRIVHHYFDHNSNWNLLIRWGISFCNQSGVFDQGPHSPILSLMAQELGISEKDSDFQNPFKVDHTEFISSTDPFQKALREEEKRRKKEEKRKEIRKGPRISRSQSEL; encoded by the exons ATGAGCCCGGCTgtagtgtccacctatgaacca AAAAGAGGCTGGGAGGACTCCCGGACAGTGCTCATTGCTGCGGACGTGCTCCCCGATGGGCCCTTCCCCCAGGACGAGAAACTGAAGGACGCTTTCTCCCAAGTGTTGGAGAACACGGCCTTCTTCGGCGATGTGGTGCTGCGCTTCCCGAGGATCGTGCACCACTACTTTGACCACAACTCCAACTGGAATCTCCTCATCCGCTGGGGCATCAGCTTCTGCAACCAGTCAGGCGTCTTTGACCAGGGGCCCCACTCGCCCATCCTCAGCCTGATGGCCCAGGAGCTGGGGATCAGCGAGAAAGACTCTGACTTCCAGAACCCATTTAAAGTAGACCACACAGAGTTCATTTCTAGCACCGACCCTTTCCAGAAGGCcctgagagaagaggagaaacGTCGGAAAAAAGAGGAGAAGCGGAAAGAGATCCGAAAAGGCCCGCGGATTTCGCGATCCCAGTCCGAGTTATAG